The sequence ACCAAATGGTTCCCTGGCTTCTGTAGAACACGATGCTGGGTCAAAGGTTAGGGGTCAGAGGATAGGGGTCAGAAGTTAGGAATCAGAGgataggggtcagaggttaggaaTCAGAGGTTAGGAATCAGAGGATAGGGGTCAGATGTTAGGAGTcagaggttaggggtcagaggttaggggtcagaggttaggggtcagaggttaggggtcagaggttaggaaGGTGCAGCCAGAATGAGACAGCAACACtgaaaaacaacagaaatacaAACAAGAGAATAAAACCAATCAAAGGGAATAAATATGATGGCTCCCTAGGTTGGGTTTAGGAAGGCTTGCTTGAAGGGGCTGCTAATGGATATTAACCTACGGTAAGGTACATCCTCACAGGGTGTTGAACCTTCGATACGATAGGGCATATCACCGTAAAATAAACGATCATTGTGGCAGGTTTGAAATGTGCAAGCCAATCGCTGTGTGAAATGTTAGGACCTAATTGATCAGCCTGAAGTGCTTTCCAAATCTACACAACATCATATGTCAAAGTTCAAGGGTCAAACTGAAAGGTTACAAGTGAGACCAGACCCTTTCCCACATCTACCTCTTCCTCCTCAGTAGCTTTAGGGGCTCAGTAGGGAGGTGGTTAATATACCATTAATTGCTTAGTGGGTAGGACGCGGAATCAAAATCACACCAACAAAAAATGGTGATTAAAACAACGTAAACGTCCTGGTTTCAATAATAAAAGCACGGCTACAGTCTTAAAATAGGAATGTTGTCCTctggacatgttgtcctctgtggtgcagctcctctggacatgttgtcttctggacatgttgtcctctgtggtgcagctcctctggacatgttgtcctctggacatgttgtcctctgtggtgcagctcctctggacatgttgtcctctgtggtgcagctcctctggacatgttgtcctctggacatgttgtcctctgtggtgcagctcctctggacatgttgtcctctggacatgttgtcctctgtggtgcagctcctctggacatgttgtcctctgtggtgcagctcctctggacatgttgtcctctggacatgttgtcctctgtggtgcagctcctctggacatgttgtcctctgtggtgcagctcctctggacatgttgtcctctggacatgttgtcctctgtggtgcagctcctctggacatgttgtcccctggacatgttgtcctctgtggtgcagctcctctggacatgttgtcctctggacatgttgtcctctgtggtgcagctcctctggacatgttgtcctctggacatgttgtcctctgtggtgcagctcctctggacatgttgtcctctggacatgttgtcctctggacatgttgtcctctgtggtgcagctcctctggacatgttgtcctctgtggtgcagctcctctggacatgttgtcctctgtggtgcagctcctctggacatgttgtcctctggacatgttgtcctctgtggtgcagctcctctggacatgttgtccactggacatgttgtcctctgtggtgcagctcctctggacatgttgtcctctgtggtgcagctcctctggacatgttgtcctctggacatgttgtcctctgtggtgcagttcctctggacatgttgtcctctggacatgttgtcctctgtggtgcagctcctctggacatgttgtcctctgtggtgcagttcctctggacatgttgtcctctggacatgttgtcctctgtggtgcagctcctctggacatgttgtcctctggacatgttgtcctctgtggtgcagctcctctggacatgttgtccactggacatgttgtcctctgtggtgcagctcctctggacatgttgtcctctgtggtgcagctcctctggacatgttgtcctctggacatgttgtcctctgtggtgcagctcctctggacatgttgtcctctgtggtgcagctcctctggacatgttgtcctctgtggtgcagctcctctggacatgttgtcctctgtggtgcagctcctctggacatgttgtcctctgtggtgcagctcctctggacatgttgtcctctgtggtgcagctcctctggacatgttgtcctctgtggtgcagctcctctggacatgttgtcctctgtggtgcagctcctctggacatgttgtcctctgtggtacagctcctctggacatgttgtcctctgtggtgcagctcctctggacatgttgtcctctgtggtacagctcctctggacatgttgtcctctgtggtacagctcctctggacatgttgtcctctgtggtgcagctcctctggacatgttgtcctctgtggtgcagttcctctggacatgttgtcctctgtggtacagttcctctggacatgttgtcctctgtggtgcagctcctctggacatgttgtcctctgtggtgcagctcctctggacatgttgtcctctgtggtacagctcctctggacatgttgtcctctgtggtgcagttcctctggacatgttgtcctctggacatgttgtcctctgtggtgcagtTCCTCTGGACATGTCCTCTGTGGTGCAGCTCCTctggacatgttgtcctctgtggtgcagctcctctggacatgttgtcctctgtggtgcagctcctctggacatgttgtcctctgtggtgcagctcctctggacatgttgtcctctgtggtgcagttcctctggacatgttgtcctctgtggtgcagctcctctggacatgttgtcctctgtggtgcagttcctctggacatgttgtcctctggacatgttgtcctctgtggtgcagttcctctggacatgttgtcctctgtggtgcagtTCCTAtggacatgttgtcctctgtggtgcagctcctctggacatgttgtcctctgtggtgcagctcctctggacatgttgtcctctgtggtgcagctcctctggacatgttgtcctctgtggtgcagctcctctggacatgttgtcctctgtggtgcagctcctctggacatgttgtcctctgtggtgaTGTTGTTTTCTGCCCCCTTCTTTTCGGGTGGACCTCTGGGTTCGTTCATTCAGTCGTTTAAATACAGTCTCTCTCCACTGAACATCCCACTCACTCAGACTCCAGCACAGAGAGACGCCCGGTCCAACACATAACCAGAACAGGGGTTGATTCTGACAGGCCGTCAGAGAAAACAGTAATCATAAAGCACTAAATACAGGTATCAGTATCTATGTCTGAAGGATAAACAGAAGCCTGACAGGGGTTACAACCACAGCTGTAAAACACCAAACTTCTGACCCCAGCTCTTAGAGCACTTCCTATTGTCTCCTCTGCACTTCCTATTGTCTCCTCTGCACTTCCTATTGTCTCCTCTGCACTTCCTATTGTCTCCTGTGCACTTCCTATTGTCTCCTGTGCACTTCCTATTGTCTCCTCTGCACTTCCTATTGTCTCCTCTGCACTTCCTATTGAGGACTAAATACCAATGATACAAACACAGGCTGTTCATCAGAGGTTGAAGCTGAGGAGacttatctgtgtgtgtgtgtggatggttACCCACTGATCCATACAAACTACAGATAGACAGAACAGTCTgtctgagaaggagagagagagatggagggaggtgtTAGAGAACGGTCAGGAAGGATCCAGccctacctttctctctctccgtctctccctccatctcaccataCCCTTTAACTGTATGTACAATGCTATTTCAGGTTGACATACGGATCAACTTCTGCTACATATAAAATAGATACTTCAACCAGCGGGTTAGGCTAATATGAAACACTCCTAGGAcaacagtaatgtactgtactaaTCCACATTAAACACGTATGATACGACTATATATGGCAAGAACAGGGGAAACCCAGCTCACATAGCAGATAAAACTCCCTTTCATAGCAACTCTCCTCCTCAACATGTCTCCTTTtcattctcctcttcctcccgctCTTCCTCCTTTCATTCAAAATGGCTGCCAGATGGGAGCAAAGTTAAGGCAACAGACAGTctgacacagagggagaggaggggtgggcaGGGAGGGGCTGCTACTCTGTGTTGCTAGGAGACAGAATCATCTTCCTTCCCTTGTTTCTTCCCAGTGTTGGGAGgtaggggggagagaagggggagttcTTCCCAGTGTTGGGAGgtaggggggagagaagggggagttcTTCCCAGTGTTGGGAGgtaggggggagagaagggggagttcTTCCCAGTgttgggagagaaggggggagagaagggggagttcTATGGTTCAAAGGTTAGAGGTAAAGCCCAGTTCAAAGTTCAGTCACTCTGGTCTGCAGGGCAGCGCTGTGCTGTCCGTCCGTCTGTATGTCTGTCACACCAGTGTGATCTCCACCTCCTCAGTCTTCTCTGCTTTTTTGCGAGGTTTCTGCTTGGGGGGCGGGGGGGCTGCACGGACCTatggagcgggagagagagagagaggggggggggggggggtgcattaAACACATATCTGATCTACATGTAGTAATGACTTTAAATCCACACTGCTTCTCCCAATACTGGCCTTGATCTACACCTGCTGAAAGGTTGGGCATTTGGGGTGGCTTACAGGTCGTAGTTTGCTAGGGCCTCCGTCGGGAGTGAACCGGGGGGGCTGGGGGAACTCTGGAGACATTGGACTCAGAGCTGAACTATGAtctgaggacagagacagagaaggggacagagacagagagaaagagagagtgcgagagagagagaagggagaatgtgagagagagagagagaaagagagagagtgtaacagataaagacagacagagatgtacTCTTTTTACAGTCTTACCGACTGTATGTAATTGTCATGTTACTCTTTCTTACATGTGTAAAATCAAAACCCAGCATTGGTCGCTCTCTTACTGTGAGTGGGTCCCTTGTGCGTTGTGGGAGGCGGCTTGTGTTCCCCGTTGACAGAGGGTGAGCGAGGGAGGGGCGGAGGGGTGGGGGTGTCTGGGGTGGCGTAGGGGCTGCACAGGGGCTGGTCATACAGAGGGAGGGGTGGCAGGGAGGAGGGCAGCCTCGAAGATGGAGAGATCTGGAAGGGGGAGGAAAGATacaaagatggagagagggagagagggaaagttagGGGTTAGAGGACAATGTCAATCATCTTTCACAGATTCTGCATACCGAGACTTATTCATAACCATTGAAAACACAGTCTCCATATGATTGTTCTCCAGGCCGACAGGCAGGAAGTGAGCCAGGCGACGTACCTTTAGCACTCAGTCCAAACCAAGATAACAGAGCTGTTATTCTCAGAGGACTGGAGTAGTTCTAATCACACTGTTATCTACAGTAAACAACTTCTGCTAGACTCCAGGAAGGATATGACCACTCCTAAACCAATCACACAACTAGACATAACAGCCAAACAGACACATTAATGGACGCCATGTTTCAATCATGGAcccaaatacactacatgaccaaaagtatgtggacacctgctcaacgaacatctcattccaaaatcatgggcattaatatgaagttggtcccccctttgctgcaataacagcctccactcttctgggaaggttttccactagatgttgaaacattgctgatggggacttgcttccattcagccacaggagcattagtgaggtcgggcactgatgtcgggcgattaggcctggctcacagtcggcgttacaattcatcccaaaggtgttcgatggggttgaggtcagggctctgtgcaggccagtaagttctttcacaccgatctcaacaagcCATTTccttatggacctcgctttgtgcacagggggtTTTGTCATGCTatagccacaaagttggaagcacagaatcaactagaatgtcattgtatactgtagcattaagattccccttcactggaactaaggggcccgaaccatgaaaaacagccccagaccattattcctcctccaccaaactttacagttggcacaatgcattggggcagTTAGCGTTCTtatggcatccgccaaacccagatttgtccgtcgcaTTGCCAGatggtgattcatcactccagagaacacgtttccactgcttcaatggcgacgagctttaaAACCACTCCAATGTTTGTCATTGCACATGGAgaccttaggcttgtgtgcggctgctcggccatggaaacccatttcgtgaagctcccaacgaacaattcttgtgctgacgttgcttccagagtttggaactcggtagtgagtgttgcaactgaggacagacgatttgtacgcgcttcagcactcggcagtcccgttctgtgagcttgtgtgtcctaccacTTTGTGGATGAACCGTTGTTACGCCTAGATatttacacttcacaataacagcacttaaagttgaccggggcagctctaggagggcagaaatttgacaaattgacttgttggaaaggtggaatcctatgacaCTGTCaatttgaaagtcactgagctcttcagtaaggtcattctactgccaatgtttgtctatggagtatgcatggctttgtgctcgattttatacagttATATACCCGTCAGCAACGGgtctggctgaaatagccgaatccactaatttgaaggggtgtccacatacttatgtaaatatagtgtatgtacaaaacccttgaatgagtaggtgtgcccaaacttttgactggtactgtagccgtgtgtatgcgtgtgtgcatttgtgtgtgtgtgtgtttctgctctCAAGTGGGTGCGTGTGTTTACCAGTGTGTGTGCTCCGTTCTCTCCGCTCTCCGTCAGGTCCTCCACCAGTACAGAAGGGAAGACTCCCACTCGCCCGTTAAACTCTCCCTCCCAGAAGCCATCGTCAGTTTGAGTGTCTCTGTTGAGCAGACGGATGACAGCCCCCTCTGGGAAGGACAGCTCCTCATCCGCCTGGCC comes from Salvelinus namaycush isolate Seneca chromosome 34, SaNama_1.0, whole genome shotgun sequence and encodes:
- the LOC120028641 gene encoding F-BAR and double SH3 domains protein 2-like, translated to MLEVIEDGDMEDWVKARNKRGLIGYVPEKYLQFPTSNSLLSMLQSLAALDARSHTSSNSTEPEIHTGSINGDASLSFVRALYDYAGQADEELSFPEGAVIRLLNRDTQTDDGFWEGEFNGRVGVFPSVLVEDLTESGENGAHTLISPSSRLPSSLPPLPLYDQPLCSPYATPDTPTPPPLPRSPSVNGEHKPPPTTHKGPTHNHSSALSPMSPEFPQPPRFTPDGGPSKLRPVRAAPPPPKQKPRKKAEKTEEVEITLV